Proteins found in one Oncorhynchus keta strain PuntledgeMale-10-30-2019 chromosome 2, Oket_V2, whole genome shotgun sequence genomic segment:
- the mettl18 gene encoding histidine protein methyltransferase 1 homolog, protein MSFSFNFDVQLTTKGQQGAESQSQTGKQDYAVKPVPGNNNTTTPAETVKAAVEHHPPADPHFLLNDAVSETVTIGTLPPLHFLNESVFERTASERDDDERILSRTAAQSSDLISGVYEGGLKVWECTYDLLELLEREGETFGGKMVLDLGCGAGLLGLLALKSGASQVHFQDYNSTVIEQLTLPNALLNCQVEGEEEEVKGKKRGLQEEDDETIIEEDKMKKDEEATSDEEKKNEQKKEGEDGSPLPKRQALDLSQHSKLTCCRFFSGDWTTFLALVLKEDLFPKYDIIFTSETIYNTAYYSALHDTLHRLLAPRGVVYLATKAHYFGVGGGLLLFEQFIEDKGVFDMEKLWDVDQGLQRHVVAMHFKTTNKS, encoded by the exons ATGTCTTTCAGTTTCAACTTCGACGTGCAGTTGACGACAAAGGGGCAACAAGGTGCAGAAAGTCAATCACAAACTGGAAAGCAGGATTATGCAGTCAAACCT GTGCCcggcaacaacaacaccaccactccagCAGAAACTGTCAAAGCAGCTGTTGAACACCATCCCCCTGCAGATCCCCACTTTCTCCTCAACGATGCTGTCTCTGAGACTGTTACCATAGGAACGCTTCCACCCCTCCACTTCCTGAATGAGTCTGTGTTCGAGCGGACGGCCAGCGAGCGAGATGACGACGAGAGGATCCTGTCGCGGACCGCCGCCCAGAGCTCGGACCTCATCTCCGGGGTGTACGAGGGAGGGTTGAAGGTGTGGGAGTGTACCTATGACCTCCTGGAGCtgctagagagggagggggagacgttCGGGGGGAAGATGGTTCTGGATTTGGGCTGTGGTGCTGGACTGCTGGGCCTACTGGCGCTAAAGAGCGGAGCAAGTCAGGTCCATTTCCAGGACTATAATAGTACTGTTATAGAACAGCTCACACTGCCTAACGCACTGCTCAACTGTCAggtggaaggggaggaggaagaagtgAAGGGAAAGAAACGGGGGCTgcaggaggaggatgatgagacAATTATAGAAGAGGACAAAATGAAAAAGGATGAAGAGGCAACGTCCGATGAGGAGAAGAAGAATGAACagaaaaaagagggagaggatggcagcCCGTTGCCCAAGAGGCAAGCCCTGGACCTATCCCAGCATTCGAAGCTGACCTGCTGTCGTTTCTTCTCGGGCGACTGGACAACGTTCCTAGCGCTGGTCCTCAAGGAAGACCTGTTCCCTAAATATGACATCATCTTCACCTCAGAGACCATCTACAACACGGCGTACTACTCAGCTCTTCACGACACCCTCCACAGACTGTTGGCCCCGAGGGGAGTGGTCTACCTGGCCACCAAGGCCCACTactttggggtggggggtggactGCTCCTATTTGAACAGTTTATAGAGGACAAGGGAGTGTTTGATATGGAGAAACTGTGGGACGTGGACCAGGGGCTACAGAGACATGTTGTGGCCATGCACTTCAAAACAACAAACAAGTCTTGA